In a genomic window of Tursiops truncatus isolate mTurTru1 chromosome 7, mTurTru1.mat.Y, whole genome shotgun sequence:
- the CLK1 gene encoding dual specificity protein kinase CLK1 isoform X1 gives MRHSKRTYCPDWDEKDWDYGKWRSSSGSHKRRRRSHSSARENKRCRFNYSKTSDSYYLESRSINGKDYHSRRYIDEYRNDYSQGCEPGHRHRDHESRYQNHSSKSSGRSGRSSYKSKHRIHHSTSYHRSHGKSHRRKRTRSVEDDEEGHLICQSGDVLSARYEIVDTLGEGAFGKVMECIDHKAGGRHVAVKIVKNVDRYCEAARSEIQVLEHLNTTDPSRTFRCVEMLEWFEHHGHVCIVFELLGLSTYDFIKENGFLPFRLDHIRKMAYQICKSVNFLHSNKLTHTDLKPENILFVQSDYTEAYNPKMKRDERTLINPDVKVVDFGSATYDDEHHSTLVSTRHYRAPEVILALGWSQPCDVWSIGCILIEYYLGFTVFPTHDSKEHLAMMERILGPLPKHMIQKTRKRKYFHHDRLDWDEHSSAGRYVSRRCKPLKEFMLSQDAEHELLFDLIQKMLEYDPAKRITLKEALKHPFFYPLKKSI, from the exons ATGAGACACTCAAAGAGAACTTATTGTCCTGATTGGGATGAAAAAGATTGGGATTATGGAAAATGGAGGAGCAGCAGCGGCAGTCATAAAAGGAGGAGGAGATCACATAGCAGTGCACGGGAGAACAAGCGCTGCAGATTCAATTACTCTAAAACATCTGATAG CTATTATCTGGAAAGCAGATCCATAAATGGGAAGGATTATCATAGTCGACGCTACATTGATGAATACAGAAATGACTACAGTCAAGGATGTGAACCTGGACATCGTCATAGAGATCATGAAAGCAGATATCAGAACCATAGTAGCAAGTCCTCTGGTAGAAGTGGAAGAAGTAGTTATAAAAGCAAACACAGGATTCACCACAGCACTTCATATCATCGTTCACATGGG AAGAGTCACCGAAGGAAAAGAACCAGGAGTGTAGAGGATGATGAGGAGGGTCACCTGATCTGTCAGAGTGGAGACGTACTAAGTGCAAGAT aTGAAATTGTAGATACTTTAGGTGAAGGAGCTTTTGGGAAAGTCATGGAGTGCATTGATCATAAAGC GGGAGGTAGACATGTAGcagtaaaaatagttaaaaatgtGGATAGATATTGTGAAGCTGCTCGCTCAGAAATACAAGTTCTGGAACACTTAAATACAACAGACCCCAGCAGAACATT CCGCTGTGTTGAGATGTTGGAGTGGTTTGAACATCATGGTCATGTCTGCATTGTGTTTGAACTACTAGGACTTAGTACTTATGACTTCATTAAGGAAAATGGTTTTCTGCCCTTTCGACTGGATCATATCAGGAAGATGGCATATCAGATATGCAAGTCTGTGAATT TTCTGCACAGTAATAAGTTGACTCACACAGACTTAAAGCCTGAAAACATCTTATTTGTACAGTCTGACTACACAGAGGCATATAATCCCAAAATG AAACGTGATGAACGTACTTTAATAAATCCAGATGTTAAAGTTGTAGACTTTGGAAGTGCAACATATGATGATGAACATCACAGTACATTGGTATCTACAAGACACTATAGGGCACCTGAAGTTATTTTAG CCCTAGGATGGTCCCAGCCATGTGATGTCTGGAGTATAGGATGTATTCTTATTGAATATTACCTTGGGTTTACAGTATTTCCA ACACACGATAGTAAGGAACATTTGGCAATGATGGAAAGGATTCTTGGACCTTTGCCAAAACATATGATACAGAAAACCAG GAAACGTAAATATTTCCATCATGATCGATTAGACTGGGATGAACATAGTTCTGCTGGCAGATATGTTTCAAGGCGCTGTAAACCTCTGAAG gaATTTATGCTTTCTCAAGATGCTGAACATGAGCTTCTCTTTGACCTCATTCAGAAAATGTTGGAGTATGATCCAGCTAAAAGGATTACTCTTAAAGAAGCCTTAAAGCATCCTTTCTTTTACCCccttaaaaaaagtatataa
- the CLK1 gene encoding dual specificity protein kinase CLK1 isoform X2 → MECIDHKAGGRHVAVKIVKNVDRYCEAARSEIQVLEHLNTTDPSRTFRCVEMLEWFEHHGHVCIVFELLGLSTYDFIKENGFLPFRLDHIRKMAYQICKSVNFLHSNKLTHTDLKPENILFVQSDYTEAYNPKMKRDERTLINPDVKVVDFGSATYDDEHHSTLVSTRHYRAPEVILALGWSQPCDVWSIGCILIEYYLGFTVFPTHDSKEHLAMMERILGPLPKHMIQKTRKRKYFHHDRLDWDEHSSAGRYVSRRCKPLKEFMLSQDAEHELLFDLIQKMLEYDPAKRITLKEALKHPFFYPLKKSI, encoded by the exons ATGGAGTGCATTGATCATAAAGC GGGAGGTAGACATGTAGcagtaaaaatagttaaaaatgtGGATAGATATTGTGAAGCTGCTCGCTCAGAAATACAAGTTCTGGAACACTTAAATACAACAGACCCCAGCAGAACATT CCGCTGTGTTGAGATGTTGGAGTGGTTTGAACATCATGGTCATGTCTGCATTGTGTTTGAACTACTAGGACTTAGTACTTATGACTTCATTAAGGAAAATGGTTTTCTGCCCTTTCGACTGGATCATATCAGGAAGATGGCATATCAGATATGCAAGTCTGTGAATT TTCTGCACAGTAATAAGTTGACTCACACAGACTTAAAGCCTGAAAACATCTTATTTGTACAGTCTGACTACACAGAGGCATATAATCCCAAAATG AAACGTGATGAACGTACTTTAATAAATCCAGATGTTAAAGTTGTAGACTTTGGAAGTGCAACATATGATGATGAACATCACAGTACATTGGTATCTACAAGACACTATAGGGCACCTGAAGTTATTTTAG CCCTAGGATGGTCCCAGCCATGTGATGTCTGGAGTATAGGATGTATTCTTATTGAATATTACCTTGGGTTTACAGTATTTCCA ACACACGATAGTAAGGAACATTTGGCAATGATGGAAAGGATTCTTGGACCTTTGCCAAAACATATGATACAGAAAACCAG GAAACGTAAATATTTCCATCATGATCGATTAGACTGGGATGAACATAGTTCTGCTGGCAGATATGTTTCAAGGCGCTGTAAACCTCTGAAG gaATTTATGCTTTCTCAAGATGCTGAACATGAGCTTCTCTTTGACCTCATTCAGAAAATGTTGGAGTATGATCCAGCTAAAAGGATTACTCTTAAAGAAGCCTTAAAGCATCCTTTCTTTTACCCccttaaaaaaagtatataa